A genome region from Maridesulfovibrio salexigens DSM 2638 includes the following:
- a CDS encoding ammonium transporter, whose protein sequence is MTTKRSMAGRKIPALATLMLLAAPSAAFAAEEAMSQTHGNILWTLLAAILVFFMQAGFACVEAGFTRAKSAGNILMKNFLDFSTGSIIFFLLGFGLMFGIDAGGFIGTSGFSLAGTGLTDPDGQWTITFWFFQSVFAATAATIVSGGIAERTKFSSYILVTCIVTGLIYPISGHWAWGSLWLGDAGAGWLEGMGFMDFAGSTVVHSVGGWIALAGAMILGPRIGKYTADGKAKAIPGHNIPLASLGVFILWFGWFGFNPGSTTTADGSIGLIAVTTSLSACAGTLGAMFTSWFKYGKPDISMTCNGALAGLVGITAPCATVTPAAAIIIGIIAGVLVVLSIEFIDKILKIDDPVGAVSVHGVCGAWGTLACGLFTSPALNDGAGGLFYGGGFGLLTTQIIGIVVCFIWAFGMGYLAFTIAKAVMGIRVTAEEEMKGLDISEHGMESYNGFQIFSNE, encoded by the coding sequence ATGACTACCAAACGTTCAATGGCAGGCCGCAAAATTCCGGCCCTCGCAACTCTCATGCTTCTGGCAGCACCTTCCGCGGCATTTGCAGCCGAAGAAGCCATGTCCCAGACTCACGGTAACATTCTCTGGACCCTTCTCGCAGCGATCCTCGTATTTTTCATGCAGGCAGGCTTTGCATGCGTTGAAGCAGGATTCACCCGCGCCAAGAGTGCCGGTAACATCCTGATGAAAAACTTTCTCGATTTTTCCACTGGATCAATCATCTTTTTCCTGCTCGGCTTCGGCCTTATGTTCGGGATTGATGCAGGCGGCTTTATCGGCACATCCGGATTTTCACTTGCAGGAACAGGGCTCACCGACCCGGATGGACAGTGGACCATCACTTTCTGGTTCTTCCAGTCTGTATTCGCGGCAACCGCTGCCACTATCGTATCCGGTGGTATTGCTGAACGAACCAAGTTCAGCAGCTATATCCTTGTAACTTGTATCGTAACCGGACTTATCTATCCTATATCCGGACATTGGGCATGGGGCTCACTCTGGCTCGGTGATGCTGGTGCAGGCTGGCTTGAAGGTATGGGATTTATGGACTTTGCCGGCTCTACCGTAGTTCACTCCGTAGGTGGATGGATTGCTCTGGCCGGTGCCATGATCCTCGGCCCCCGTATCGGTAAATACACTGCGGACGGCAAAGCAAAAGCTATCCCCGGACACAACATTCCGCTGGCATCCCTCGGTGTATTCATTCTCTGGTTCGGCTGGTTCGGATTCAACCCCGGCTCCACCACCACCGCAGACGGTTCCATCGGCCTCATCGCCGTAACCACAAGTCTCTCCGCATGTGCGGGAACCCTCGGCGCAATGTTCACCTCATGGTTCAAATACGGAAAACCCGATATCTCCATGACTTGTAACGGCGCACTGGCAGGACTGGTCGGTATTACCGCTCCCTGCGCAACTGTAACCCCCGCAGCGGCCATTATCATCGGGATTATTGCCGGCGTACTCGTAGTTCTCTCTATCGAGTTCATTGATAAAATTCTGAAAATTGACGACCCGGTTGGTGCGGTTTCCGTACACGGTGTATGCGGTGCATGGGGAACTCTGGCCTGCGGCCTGTTCACCTCTCCCGCACTTAACGACGGTGCAGGCGGCCTCTTCTACGGCGGCGGATTCGGGCTCCTTACCACCCAGATCATCGGTATCGTAGTCTGCTTTATCTGGGCATTCGGAATGGGTTACCTCGCCTTCACCATCGCCAAGGCTGTAATGGGCATCAGGGTTACCGCGGAAGAAGAAATGAAGGGCCTCGACATAAGCGAGCACGGCATGGAGTCCTACAACGGCTTCCAGATCTTCTCCAACGAATAG
- a CDS encoding P-II family nitrogen regulator, protein MKLIITYIRPECLTPVKQALYAKGIYSMSVTNILGSGRGAGFTETYRGVVMEVNLLKKVRIEIGLDEAKLEGALDAIKTGAQTGKEGDGVIFVQDLNRTIRIRTGEESL, encoded by the coding sequence ATGAAACTCATCATCACATACATCAGGCCCGAATGCCTTACCCCGGTAAAGCAGGCCCTCTACGCCAAAGGCATCTACTCCATGTCGGTTACCAACATCCTCGGTTCCGGCCGGGGGGCAGGATTCACCGAAACATACCGCGGTGTAGTTATGGAAGTTAACCTGCTTAAAAAAGTTCGTATCGAGATAGGTCTGGACGAGGCCAAACTGGAAGGAGCACTGGACGCCATCAAGACCGGTGCCCAGACAGGCAAAGAAGGTGACGGTGTCATCTTTGTACAGGACCTGAACCGGACCATAAGAATCAGAACTGGCGAAGAATCACTCTAA